The following coding sequences are from one Streptomyces sp. V3I7 window:
- a CDS encoding PP2C family serine/threonine-protein phosphatase, translating to MSQMPQKAALSKCPSCAEPLESGDRFCGACGYDLSAVPARPQDGPTPTLNGAGDAAEDGVAWPAAPEPDTSGASAREHLPSDLQAVSSADTTPPEPPGPMDPAGPTGPSSGVRFDRAAEPEEYPLQAPDPRVPAPPAEEADEADEADEADEAKICVACRAGRVDGDGYCENCGHAQPRERDHVEQESGPIAAVSDRGLRHHRNEDAFAVGRTTLPDGSPVALAVVCDGVSSATRPDDASLAASRAASEALLAALPRGTHPQQALHEAIVAASHAVDALAEEPATAREHSPHQNAPACTLVAAVVTGGLLVVGWVGDSRVYWVPTDRDAPPARLTEDDSWAAQMVAAGLMSEAEAYADERAHAITGWLGADAYELEPHTASFKPDRPGAVVVCTDGLWNYAETAGEMAEILPPDAGTRPLHSAQVLLGHALDGGGHDNVTVAVLPFPLPPQGAGSV from the coding sequence ATGTCGCAGATGCCCCAGAAGGCCGCGCTGTCGAAGTGCCCGAGCTGCGCGGAGCCGCTCGAGTCGGGTGACCGTTTCTGCGGTGCGTGCGGTTACGACCTGTCGGCGGTGCCCGCCCGCCCGCAGGACGGCCCGACGCCGACCCTGAACGGCGCGGGTGACGCCGCCGAGGACGGTGTGGCCTGGCCCGCCGCCCCGGAACCGGACACCTCCGGCGCCTCGGCGCGGGAACACCTGCCGTCGGACCTCCAGGCCGTCTCCTCGGCCGACACCACGCCGCCGGAACCACCGGGGCCGATGGATCCGGCAGGTCCGACGGGTCCGTCTTCGGGCGTACGGTTCGACCGGGCGGCGGAGCCGGAGGAGTACCCGCTCCAGGCACCGGACCCGCGAGTGCCCGCGCCCCCCGCCGAGGAGGCGGACGAGGCGGACGAGGCGGACGAGGCGGACGAGGCGAAGATCTGCGTGGCCTGCCGGGCGGGACGGGTCGACGGAGACGGCTACTGCGAGAACTGCGGGCACGCCCAGCCGCGCGAACGCGACCACGTGGAGCAGGAGTCGGGGCCGATCGCGGCCGTCAGCGACCGCGGGCTGCGCCACCACCGCAACGAGGACGCCTTCGCCGTCGGCCGGACCACGCTCCCCGACGGCTCGCCCGTCGCGCTCGCGGTCGTCTGCGACGGCGTCTCCTCGGCGACCCGTCCCGACGACGCGTCGCTGGCCGCGTCGCGGGCGGCGAGCGAGGCTCTGCTCGCCGCGCTGCCGCGCGGTACGCATCCGCAGCAGGCCCTGCACGAGGCGATCGTCGCCGCCTCGCACGCCGTCGACGCGCTGGCCGAGGAGCCCGCCACGGCCCGCGAGCACAGCCCGCACCAGAACGCCCCGGCCTGCACGCTCGTCGCCGCGGTCGTCACCGGCGGCCTGCTGGTCGTCGGCTGGGTCGGCGACAGCCGCGTCTACTGGGTGCCGACGGACCGCGACGCTCCCCCGGCCCGGCTCACCGAGGACGACTCCTGGGCCGCGCAGATGGTCGCCGCCGGCCTGATGAGCGAGGCGGAGGCGTACGCCGACGAGCGCGCCCACGCGATCACCGGCTGGCTCGGCGCGGACGCCTACGAACTGGAGCCGCACACCGCGTCCTTCAAGCCTGACCGGCCGGGCGCGGTCGTGGTCTGCACGGACGGCCTGTGGAACTACGCGGAGACGGCCGGGGAGATGGCCGAGATCCTGCCGCCCGACGCAGGCACCCGCCCGCTGCACAGCGCACAGGTGCTCCTCGGCCACGCCCTGGACGGCGGGGGCCACGACAACGTAACAGTGGCCGTTCTGCCGTTCCCCCTCCCGCCGCAGGGGGCAGGATCGGTCTGA
- a CDS encoding VWA domain-containing protein has protein sequence MADFSKPNMPRFSVDVYQNEYLPEGGREVNAVVTVTATGGGTLASAVAAPHLYSPGAGPSAAVAVMVDCSGSMDYPPAKMRGARDATAAAIDTLRDGVHFAVIGGTHLAREVYPGDGRLAVAGPTTREQAKQALRRLSAGGGTAIGTWLRLADRLLSSVDVDIRHGILLTDGRNEHESPQDLRATLDSCAGRFTCDARGVGTDWEVKEVTSIASALLGGADIVADPAGLAADFTGMMETAMGKEVADVALRVWTPVGTAIRFVKQVAPAVEDLTGRRTEAGPRAGDYPTGSWGEESRDYHLCVEVPVAGLGQEMLAARVSLVVLQPDGGTQNLGAQGLVRAVWTDDLAASTSIDPQVAHYTGQAELAHAIQQGIDLRKAGDMDGATAKLGRAVQLASASGNADTARLLSKVVDVVDAATGTVRLKAKVAEADEMTLETRSTKTVRVKK, from the coding sequence ATGGCCGATTTCTCGAAACCGAACATGCCGCGGTTCTCGGTGGACGTGTACCAGAACGAGTACCTGCCGGAGGGCGGCCGTGAGGTCAACGCCGTCGTCACCGTGACGGCGACCGGCGGCGGCACCCTCGCGAGCGCCGTCGCGGCGCCCCACCTGTACTCCCCCGGCGCGGGCCCGTCCGCCGCCGTGGCGGTCATGGTCGACTGCTCCGGGTCGATGGACTACCCGCCGGCCAAGATGCGGGGCGCCCGTGACGCCACGGCGGCGGCCATCGACACCCTGCGCGACGGCGTCCACTTCGCGGTCATCGGCGGCACGCACCTGGCCCGGGAGGTCTACCCGGGCGACGGCCGGCTCGCGGTCGCCGGCCCCACCACCCGCGAGCAGGCCAAGCAGGCGCTGCGCCGGCTGAGCGCGGGCGGCGGTACGGCCATCGGGACCTGGCTGCGGCTCGCCGACCGGCTGCTGTCCTCGGTGGACGTGGACATCCGGCACGGCATCCTGCTCACCGACGGCCGCAACGAGCACGAGTCGCCGCAGGACCTGCGCGCGACGCTCGACTCCTGTGCCGGGCGCTTCACTTGTGACGCGCGGGGCGTGGGCACCGACTGGGAAGTGAAAGAAGTCACATCGATCGCCTCCGCGCTGCTCGGCGGGGCCGACATCGTCGCCGATCCGGCGGGCCTGGCCGCCGACTTCACCGGGATGATGGAGACGGCGATGGGCAAGGAGGTCGCGGACGTCGCCCTGCGGGTGTGGACACCGGTCGGCACGGCCATCAGGTTCGTCAAGCAAGTCGCGCCCGCCGTCGAGGACCTGACCGGCCGTCGTACCGAGGCGGGCCCGCGCGCCGGGGACTATCCCACCGGTTCCTGGGGCGAGGAGTCCCGCGACTACCACCTGTGCGTCGAGGTGCCCGTGGCGGGCCTCGGCCAGGAGATGCTGGCCGCCCGGGTCTCCCTGGTCGTGCTCCAACCCGACGGCGGCACACAGAACCTGGGCGCGCAGGGCCTCGTACGGGCCGTGTGGACCGACGACCTGGCCGCCTCGACCTCCATCGATCCCCAAGTCGCCCACTACACGGGCCAGGCGGAACTGGCCCATGCCATCCAGCAAGGCATCGATCTGCGCAAAGCGGGCGATATGGATGGAGCAACGGCCAAACTGGGCAGGGCGGTTCAGCTCGCCAGTGCCTCGGGAAACGCCGATACCGCCAGACTGCTCTCGAAGGTGGTGGACGTCGTCGACGCCGCGACGGGTACTGTGCGACTGAAGGCGAAGGTCGCCGAGGCCGACGAGATGACCCTCGAGACACGGTCCACGAAGACTGTTCGCGTGAAGAAGTGA